In Lodderomyces elongisporus chromosome 2, complete sequence, the following proteins share a genomic window:
- the TUB2 gene encoding beta-tubulin yields the protein MREIIHLSTGQCGNQIGAAFWETICGEHGLDNSGNYHGDNDLQKSKLDVYFNEASSGKYVPRAVLVDLEPGTIDNVKTSNIGNLFRPDNYIFGQSSAGNVWAKGHYTEGAELVDSVMDVVRREAEGCDSLQGFQITHSLGGGTGSGMGTLLISKIREEFPDRMMATFSVVPSPKVSDTVIEPYNATLSVHQLVENSDETFCIDNEALYNICQKTLKLPQPSYAELNNLVSSVMSGVTTSLRYPGQLNSDLRKLAVNLVPFPRLHFFMVGYAPLTSIGSKSFRSVTVPELTQQMFDSKNMMAASDPKNGRYLTVAAFFRGKVSVQEVDDEMQKVQARNSSYFVEWIPNNVQTAVCSVPPRDLDMSATFIGNSTSIQELFKRVGDQFSAMFRRKAFLHWYTSEGMDEMEFTEAESNMNDLVSEYQQYQEASIDEEELDYPDEMPIDEAVIE from the exons atgagAGAAATC ATTCATTTGTCAACTGGTCAATGTGGTAACCAAATT gGTGCAGCATTTTGGGAAACCATCTGTGGTGAACACGGTTTAGACAATAGCGGAAACTATCACGGTGATAACGATTTACAAAAGTCTAAATTAGACGTTTACTTCAACGAGGCAAGCTCCGGTAAATACGTTCCAAGAGCGGTGTTGGTGGATTTGGAGCCAGGTACTATAGACAATGTCAAAACATCCAATATTGGTAATCTTTTTAGACCAGACAACTATATCTTTGGCCAAAGTTCTGCTGGTAATGTATGGGCAAAAGGTCACTACACCGAGGGAGCAGAATTGGTCGACTCTGTGATGGACGTTGTCAGAAGAGAAGCTGAAGGTTGTGACTCTTTACAAGGTTTCCAAATCACCCACTCCTTGGGTGGTGGTACTGGTTCAGGTATGGGTACTTTGTTGATCTCCAAGATTAGAGAAGAATTCCCAGACAGAATGATGGCTACATTCTCCGTGGTGCCATCTCCAAAAGTTTCAGATACTGTTATTGAGCCATATAATGCAACCTTATCGGTCCACCAATTGGTTGAAAACTCCGATGAGACATTTTGTATCGATAATGAAGCTTTGTACAACATTTGTCAAAAGACATTGAAATTGCCACAACCATCTTATGCTGAATTGAATAATTTGGTCTCATCGGTTATGTCAGGTGTCACTACTTCATTGCGTTACCCAGGTCAATTGAACTCGGACTTGAGGAAATTGGCCGTCAACTTGGTTCCTTTCCCAAGATTACATTTCTTTATGGTTGGTTATGCGCCATTGACTTCGATTGGCTCCAAATCTTTTAGATCAGTTACCGTGCCAGAGTTGACTCAACAAATGTTTGATTCCAAAAACATGATGGCTGCTTCTGACCCTAAGAATGGTCGTTACTTGACAGTTGCTGCATTCTTTAGAGGTAAGGTTTCAGTCCAAGAAGTTGACGACGAGATGCAAAAAGTGCAAGCAAGAAACTCGTCATACTTTGTCGAGTGGATTCCAAACAATGTTCAAACTGCTGTGTGTTCAGTTCCTCCAAGAGATTTGGACATGTCTGCAACTTTTATTGGTAACTCGACTTCGATTCAAGAATTGTTCAAGAGAGTTGGTGACCAGTTCAGCGCCATGTTTAGAAGAAAAGCGTTCTTGCACTGGTACACTTCAGAAGGTATGGATGAGATGGAATTCACTGAGGCTGAATCGAACATGAATGATTTGGTGAGCGAGTACCAACAATACCAAGAAGCAAGCATtgacgaagaagaattgGATTATCCCGATGAAATGCCAATTGATGAAGCAGTTATCGAGTAG
- the GRX1_2 gene encoding Glutaredoxin-1 gives MSDAQAKQKVQKWIKEKPIFIAAKSWCPHCAQAEKTIDHITKDAFVVDMDLEDDGDAIQEAVTELTGQKTIPNIFIGGEHIGGNDDLQKLKREGKLQEKIDAALK, from the coding sequence ATGTCTGACGCAcaagcaaagcaaaaagtcCAGAAATGGATCAAAGAAAAGCCCATTTTCATAGCTGCCAAGTCATGGTGTCCTCATTGTGCACAGGCAGAGAAGACAATTGATCATATTACAAAGGATGCATTTGTTGTGGATATGGATTTGGAAGACGATGGTGATGCTATTCAAGAGGCCGTGACTGAATTAACTGGACAGAAAACCATTCCAAACATTTTTATTGGCGGAGAGCATATTGGAGGAAACGATGATTTgcagaaattgaaaagagagGGCAAGTTGCAAGAGAAGATCGATGCTGCATTGAAGTAA
- the GRX1_3 gene encoding Glutaredoxin-1, producing the protein MVSQQVKDKVEKLIKEKPIFIASKTYCPYCQKTKQTIGSITKDAYIIELDESEDGAEIQEALLEITGQRTVPNVFIGGQHVGGNSDVQALKSEDKLEDKIKAAL; encoded by the coding sequence ATGGTTTCACAACAAGTCAAAGACAAAGTCGAGAAATTGATCAAGGAGAAGCCAATTTTTATTGCTTCAAAGACCTATTGCCCATACTGTCAAAAAACTAAGCAGACAATTGGATCTATCACCAAGGATGCATACATTATAGAATTGGATGAGTCGGAAGATGGTGCAGAGATTCAAGAAGCTTTGCTCGAAATTACTGGCCAAAGAACTGTGCCAAATGTCTTTATTGGTGGCCAACATGTTGGTGGTAACTCTGATGTGCAAGCATTGAAGTCTGAAGACAAGTTGGAGGACAAGATCAAGGCTGCCttataa
- the sed5 gene encoding Integral membrane protein SED5 (BUSCO:EOG09263J3H), giving the protein MSVSIQNRTIEFQQCVNTYEKINRKQQQQQQAQQAQHHGSGRKNSSQQVHQLPKKSEFSQQASLIAKDISHVTELLSKLAILAKRKPLFDDKPIEIGELTYVIKQDIFKIETNIQNLQKYMKGESSIMVDSQTTQFSKNVLTLLNSKMKNVSGEFKHVLEVRQKNELMNKSRQDNFLSAVSNNRLNTSSPLMIDDELASTGRASDSLSNLNENPYLTTSASSPYSTAAQHQQQQQGNKGASPYGLDNEADPPLVSPYDNSDYLTLPDQQQQQMLLMEEQNSGQQYLQSRNRAVESIESTINEVGNLFQQLATMVSEQGEQIQRIDANVEDISLNINGAQRELLKYYAHITSNRWLFLKIFGVLIVFFFLWVLVS; this is encoded by the coding sequence ATGTCGGTCTCTATACAGAATAGAACCATAGAGTTTCAACAATGTGTCAACACATACGAAAAGATCaatagaaaacaacaacaacagcaacaagcACAACAAGCACAACATCATGGCAGTGGCAGAAAAAACAGCTCCCAACAAGTGCACCAACTTCCAAAGAAATCAGAATTTAGTCAGCAAGCAAGCCTAATAGCTAAAGACATATCACATGTTACAGAACTATTGAGTAAACTAGCGATCTTGGCCAAGAGGAAGCCACTTTTCGATGATAAGCCTATTGAAATAGGAGAGCTTACATATGTGATTAAGCAggatattttcaaaatcgaAACTAATATTCAGAACTTGCAAAAATACATGAAGGGCGAATCTTCAATTATGGTTGACTCACAAACAACCCAATTCAGCAAAAACGTGTTAACGTTGCTCAattcaaaaatgaaaaatgtcTCTGGTGAGTTCAAACATGTGTTGGAAGTGAGGCAAAAGAATGAATTAATGAACAAGAGTCGTCAAgataattttctttctgcGGTTTCTAATAACCGTCTTAACACATCATCGCCGTTAATGATAGATGATGAGTTGGCAAGCACTGGTAGAGCATCTGATTCGCTAAGCAACTTGAATGAGAATCCTTATCTCACAACCTCAGCATCTTCTCCCTACTCTACTGCGGCacaacaccaacagcagcaacagggCAATAAAGGTGCTTCGCCGTATGGTCTTGATAACGAAGCTGATCCTCCGCTTGTTTCACCATACGACAACTCCGATTACTTAACATTACCGgaccagcaacaacaacaaatgctCTTGAtggaagaacaaaatagTGGTCAACAATATTTACAGCTGAGGAATAGAGCAGTCGAGAGCATTGAAAGCACCATCAACGAAGTGGGCAATTTGTTTCAGCAATTGGCCACGATGGTGAGCGAACAAGGTGAGCAAATTCAGCGGATCGATGCCAATGTTGAGGATATTAGTCTCAACATCAATGGAGCACAACGAGAATTGTTGAAATATTATGCTCACATTACAAGCAATAGATGgttgtttttaaaaatttttggCGTGTTGattgtgtttttcttcctctggGTGCTTGTTAGTTGA
- the SNF7 gene encoding ESCRT-III subunit protein snf7 (BUSCO:EOG09264W71) — MWGYFFGGNSQQKKDLPKKAIVELREHISTLNKKKNHLQQQMDDQDQIARKYVASKQTNLAKNALKRKKGYETNLIKVENQIETLETQLISIEGANLNLETMKAMKQGATAMKQIHGEYNVDKVEETMDEIREQVELADEISDAISRPVGNEYVDEDELDEELAELERENKEDEQQQQTHKVPKVKQPAQREQQQQQEETELPSFPSVSKAQPVSQDDEDEEALKALQAEMGL, encoded by the coding sequence ATGTGgggttatttttttggaggCAACTCCCAGCAAAAGAAGGATTTGCCCAAGAAGGCAATCGTTGAACTTCGAGAACATATTTCCACAttaaacaagaagaagaaccaCTTACAGCAACAGATGGATGACCAGGATCAAATAGCACGGAAATATGTAGCATCGAAACAGACCAATTTGGCAAAGAATGCTTTGAAACGTAAAAAGGGATACGAAACCAACTTGATCAAAGTTGAGAACCAAATAGAAACTTTGGAAACACAGTTGATTTCGATAGAAGGGGccaatttgaatttggaaaCCATGAAAGCAATGAAACAAGGTGCTACAGCAATGAAACAGATCCACGGCGAGTACAACGTGGATAAAGTTGAAGAGACCATGGATGAGATTAGAGAACAAGTTGAGTTGGCCGATGAAATTTCAGATGCCATTTCCAGACCCGTTGGGAACGAATAcgttgatgaagatgaattgGATGAAGAATTGGCCGAGttggaaagagagaataaagaagacgagcaacagcaacagacGCATAAAGTACCGAAAGTTAAGCAACCTGCACAGAgggaacaacaacagcaacaagagGAGACAGAACTACCCTCGTTCCCAAGTGTATCCAAAGCACAACCAGTCTCGCAagatgatgaggatgaagaagcTTTGAAAGCTTTACAAGCCGAAATGGGATTATAA